In one window of Candidatus Methylomirabilota bacterium DNA:
- a CDS encoding LysR family transcriptional regulator — MELRHLRYFVAVAEAGAFSRASTRLGITQPALSRQVRDLELELGVRLFERTGRRIQLTNHGEGLLSRSRDLLTAAAQLGEHAQAMRGGQAGVLRIGASPQAIQSFLAPFLARYLKPRPQIEVHLLEEGGLRLPTLVERGDVHFAFGVLRGEEPLEGRLLFAARTLAVVSLIHRLRQRAIVDIAELRNEPVLLLRQEFGTRDAFDAACRLARIRPRIVLESGDPQSLVALAESGRGVAIVPSTVLFAGRRVHAAPILHAGTSLGIWGSIIWDPRRFMPAYARAFVDEVTAYTRRTYPGRQFDRRAPPVPRPGS, encoded by the coding sequence ATGGAGCTTCGCCATCTGCGCTACTTCGTCGCCGTTGCCGAGGCGGGGGCTTTCTCTCGCGCCTCGACCCGTCTCGGCATCACGCAGCCGGCGCTGTCCCGGCAAGTGCGCGACCTCGAGCTGGAGCTCGGCGTCCGGCTCTTCGAACGCACGGGGCGCCGCATCCAATTGACGAATCACGGCGAGGGACTCCTGTCGCGCAGTCGCGACCTCCTGACCGCCGCAGCACAGCTCGGTGAGCACGCGCAGGCCATGCGTGGGGGCCAGGCGGGTGTTCTTCGCATCGGCGCGTCGCCACAGGCGATCCAGAGCTTCCTGGCGCCGTTCCTGGCCCGGTACTTGAAACCACGGCCCCAGATCGAGGTCCATCTGCTCGAAGAAGGCGGTCTGCGGCTTCCCACCCTGGTCGAGCGGGGTGACGTCCACTTCGCCTTCGGAGTCCTTCGCGGCGAAGAGCCGCTCGAAGGGCGCTTGCTCTTCGCGGCACGAACGCTCGCCGTCGTGTCCTTGATACATCGTCTGAGACAACGCGCGATCGTCGACATCGCCGAGCTGCGAAATGAGCCGGTCTTGCTGTTACGCCAGGAATTTGGAACGCGCGATGCGTTCGACGCAGCATGCCGGCTCGCGCGGATACGACCTCGAATCGTCCTCGAGTCCGGCGACCCGCAGTCGCTCGTCGCGCTCGCCGAATCGGGCCGCGGAGTCGCGATCGTTCCGTCGACCGTTCTGTTCGCCGGGCGAAGGGTCCATGCGGCGCCGATCCTCCATGCCGGTACCTCCCTCGGCATCTGGGGCTCGATCATATGGGATCCACGCCGCTTCATGCCCGCCTATGCCAGGGCGTTCGTCGACGAGGTCACCGCGTACACCCGCCGCACGTATCCGGGCCGACAATTCGATCGGCGCGCGCCGCCCGTACCAAGGCCCGGATCGTAG
- a CDS encoding HTH domain-containing protein, whose amino-acid sequence MDSLITAAARALAAGDPLGALKRIALRDDAPALALRGMAMAQLGDLVRAKALLRRAARAFGTNEAVARARCLVAEAEIALVSRDLGWSAKALDAARTTLQEHGDRVNAAYARYLEVRRLLLIGRVDEAEHALDELDPAPLPPAARTAHELVVMGIAIRRLRTKVARAALARARREAHRARIPALTAEVESASLVLNTPAARLIANGGERALLLEEVEALLASKAFIVDACRHVLRCASKVVSLVTRPVLFALARALSEAWPGDVPRDALVARAFGSTLADESHRARLRVEVGRLRAVLRTLADVRATKRGFVLAPRRAREVVVLAPPVEEEHAQVLAFLGDGESWSSSALALALGTSQRTVQRALDALEAAGKVQSFGRGRARRWMTPPVPGFTTTLLLPPPLPTD is encoded by the coding sequence ATGGACTCGCTGATCACTGCCGCGGCGCGTGCACTGGCGGCAGGTGATCCCCTGGGCGCCTTGAAGCGGATCGCCCTGCGCGACGACGCGCCTGCTCTCGCGCTTCGAGGCATGGCGATGGCGCAGCTCGGCGATCTCGTTCGAGCGAAGGCTCTCCTGCGACGTGCTGCGCGCGCCTTTGGGACGAACGAGGCCGTGGCCCGCGCGAGGTGCCTCGTCGCCGAGGCCGAGATCGCGCTCGTCTCGCGCGACCTCGGCTGGTCTGCGAAGGCGCTCGACGCGGCGCGGACGACGCTCCAGGAGCACGGCGACCGCGTGAACGCCGCGTATGCGCGGTATCTCGAGGTCCGACGCCTCCTCCTGATCGGTCGCGTCGACGAGGCCGAGCATGCGCTCGACGAGCTCGACCCCGCGCCCCTCCCTCCCGCGGCCCGGACCGCCCACGAGCTGGTGGTCATGGGGATCGCGATTCGACGCCTCAGGACGAAGGTGGCGCGCGCTGCGCTCGCTCGGGCCAGGCGCGAAGCGCACCGGGCACGCATCCCTGCGCTGACGGCGGAGGTAGAAAGCGCATCCCTTGTTCTGAACACGCCCGCTGCGCGCCTGATTGCGAATGGCGGGGAGCGAGCCCTGCTCCTCGAAGAGGTCGAAGCCTTGCTGGCGTCGAAAGCGTTCATCGTGGACGCCTGCCGACATGTCCTGCGCTGTGCGAGCAAGGTGGTCTCGCTGGTAACGCGTCCGGTGTTGTTCGCGCTCGCACGCGCGCTGAGCGAAGCATGGCCGGGAGACGTACCGAGGGACGCGCTCGTTGCCCGGGCATTCGGATCGACCCTCGCCGATGAATCGCATCGTGCGCGGTTGCGCGTCGAAGTCGGGCGCCTTCGCGCGGTGCTTCGGACGCTGGCCGACGTGCGCGCGACGAAGCGAGGGTTCGTGCTGGCGCCGCGCCGCGCACGCGAGGTGGTCGTCCTGGCCCCGCCCGTCGAAGAGGAGCATGCGCAGGTGCTCGCCTTCCTCGGCGACGGGGAATCGTGGTCGAGCTCAGCCCTTGCCCTGGCGCTGGGAACGAGCCAGCGCACCGTGCAGCGGGCGCTCGACGCGCTCGAGGCGGCAGGCAAGGTGCAGTCGTTCGGTCGCGGGCGAGCGCGTCGTTGGATGACCCCGCCCGTGCCGGGATTCACGACCACCTTGTTACTCCCCCCGCCTCTGCCGACGGACTAA
- a CDS encoding 4Fe-4S dicluster domain-containing protein has product MAEHPGFGSRTFGVTRRLVLGLGALVGAVAALFGGRSALAQAAKAAGADAEPLSDMLGRLFQKHYQRMSSDEVKEAVARIERRAKRQYGEDITVGTEPALDGVVFGYALNISKCKGVRKCVEACVAENNTGRDSSMQYIRVLELDHGDMNLNRADHYYEAETVPRPGKFYLPVQCMQCDNPPCVKACPVEATWQEPDGITVVDYDWCIGCRYCMAACPYWARHFNWNEPTVPAEALNTDTHFLGNRPRPRGVVEKCTFCIQRSRKGRQPACVEACPTGARIFGNLLDPNSDIRYVLENKTVFRLKEDLGTEPKFWYFAD; this is encoded by the coding sequence ATGGCCGAGCACCCCGGGTTCGGCTCGCGCACCTTCGGTGTCACCCGTCGTCTGGTGCTGGGGCTGGGCGCGCTCGTGGGCGCCGTCGCCGCGCTGTTCGGCGGGCGGTCGGCGCTCGCCCAGGCCGCGAAGGCGGCCGGAGCGGATGCCGAGCCGCTGTCCGACATGCTCGGACGGCTCTTCCAGAAGCACTATCAGAGGATGAGCTCTGACGAGGTGAAGGAGGCCGTCGCCCGCATCGAGCGCCGGGCCAAGCGCCAGTACGGAGAGGACATCACCGTTGGAACCGAACCGGCGTTGGATGGGGTCGTCTTCGGCTACGCCCTCAACATCTCCAAGTGCAAGGGTGTGCGGAAGTGCGTGGAGGCCTGCGTCGCAGAGAACAACACCGGCCGTGACTCGTCGATGCAGTACATCCGGGTTCTCGAGCTCGACCACGGGGACATGAACCTGAACCGCGCCGACCACTACTACGAGGCTGAGACCGTCCCCCGCCCCGGCAAGTTCTACCTCCCCGTCCAGTGCATGCAGTGCGATAACCCGCCCTGCGTCAAGGCGTGCCCGGTGGAGGCGACATGGCAGGAGCCGGATGGCATCACCGTCGTCGACTATGACTGGTGCATCGGCTGCCGCTACTGCATGGCCGCCTGTCCCTACTGGGCGCGCCACTTCAACTGGAACGAGCCGACCGTGCCCGCGGAGGCCCTCAACACGGACACCCACTTCCTGGGAAACCGGCCCCGGCCGCGGGGCGTGGTCGAGAAGTGCACGTTCTGCATCCAGCGCTCGCGCAAGGGACGCCAGCCGGCGTGCGTGGAGGCCTGTCCGACCGGCGCGCGCATCTTCGGCAACCTGCTCGATCCCAACAGCGACATCCGGTACGTGCTCGAGAACAAGACGGTCTTCCGGCTCAAGGAAGATCTCGGTACCGAACCCAAGTTCTGGTATTTCGCGGACTGA
- a CDS encoding citrate synthase, with protein MTNTVTIIDNRTGRTCELPIVEGALRATDLQRLGLLSYDPAFMNTASTRSAITFIDGDKGILWYRGYPIEQLAERASFFEVAFLLIQGELPTARQLEDWTWQITHHTWVHENVKKFMDGFHPDAHPMSMLISSVAALGTFYPDARLYRDPGHRMLQIYRLIAKVPTLAAFAFRHTLGRPYVYPDNDLTYAGNFLSMVWRMTELKYKPEPALERALDVLFVLHADHEQNCSTNAMRSVGSSGVDPYSAVAAAAAALYGPLHGGANEAVLRMLREIGSPARIGEFIGRVKKGEARLMGFGHRVYKNYDPRARIIKRVADEVFAATQPSPLLPVALELERIALEDDYFVTRRLYPNVDFYTGLIYEAMGFPVEMFPVLFAIPRTAGWLAQWQEMLGDVEQKIARPRQLYVGPPRRDFVPPGARR; from the coding sequence ATGACGAACACTGTGACCATCATCGATAACCGCACCGGACGGACCTGCGAGCTACCGATCGTCGAGGGGGCGCTGCGTGCGACGGACTTGCAACGGCTCGGTCTGCTGTCGTACGACCCCGCCTTCATGAATACTGCCTCGACGCGCAGCGCCATCACCTTCATCGACGGCGACAAGGGCATTCTGTGGTACCGCGGCTATCCGATCGAGCAGCTCGCCGAACGCGCTTCCTTTTTCGAAGTCGCCTTCCTCCTCATTCAGGGGGAATTGCCGACGGCCCGGCAGCTCGAGGACTGGACGTGGCAGATCACGCACCACACGTGGGTGCACGAGAACGTCAAGAAGTTCATGGACGGTTTCCATCCCGACGCGCATCCGATGAGCATGTTGATCTCGTCGGTGGCTGCTCTCGGCACCTTCTATCCCGACGCCAGGCTCTACCGCGATCCCGGGCATCGCATGCTGCAGATCTACCGGCTCATCGCCAAGGTGCCGACCCTGGCGGCCTTTGCGTTCCGGCACACGCTCGGGCGGCCGTACGTCTACCCGGACAACGACCTCACGTACGCGGGCAACTTTCTTAGCATGGTGTGGAGGATGACCGAGCTGAAGTACAAGCCGGAGCCCGCACTGGAGCGCGCGCTCGACGTGCTCTTCGTCCTGCACGCCGACCACGAGCAGAACTGCTCGACCAACGCCATGCGGAGTGTCGGCTCCTCCGGCGTCGATCCCTATTCGGCGGTGGCCGCGGCCGCGGCGGCCCTCTATGGGCCGCTCCATGGCGGCGCCAACGAGGCTGTGCTGCGCATGCTGCGCGAGATCGGCAGCCCGGCCCGCATCGGAGAGTTCATCGGCCGGGTGAAGAAGGGCGAGGCCAGGCTGATGGGCTTCGGCCACCGCGTGTACAAGAACTACGATCCACGCGCCAGGATCATCAAGCGGGTGGCCGACGAGGTCTTCGCGGCAACACAGCCGAGTCCGCTGCTGCCGGTCGCGCTGGAGCTGGAGCGGATCGCGCTCGAGGACGACTACTTCGTCACGCGCCGGCTCTACCCGAACGTGGACTTCTACACCGGGCTCATCTACGAGGCCATGGGCTTCCCGGTCGAGATGTTTCCAGTGCTGTTCGCGATCCCGCGCACGGCCGGGTGGTTGGCCCAGTGGCAGGAAATGCTCGGCGACGTCGAACAGAAGATCGCGCGCCCACGCCAGCTCTACGTCGGTCCTCCGCGTCGAGACTTCGTCCCGCCCGGAGCGCGCCGATGA
- the nrfD gene encoding NrfD/PsrC family molybdoenzyme membrane anchor subunit has product MRAVTAFFADGVREVFRGGRVYWTWVGALGVVILTGLLFYARQLDQGLITSGMSDQVSWGVYIANFTYLVGIAAAAVMLVIPAYVFHREDVKHVVLIGEGIAVAAVIMSILFVVVDLGRPERMWHMIPLLGRLHFPESLLAWDVVVLGGYLLLSVTIPFYMLFNRYQGREPRLNVYFPAILVSIAWAISIHTVTAFLFSSNVARPYWHTAVLGPRFLASAFTSGPALIVLALQVIVRQTPFKIQASVIQLMTLMATVALQINLFLLGAELFTDFYFRTEEVTAATYLYLGLDGANRLVPWIWSAIVLQVVAATILTLHPLRRRRAAASIACVLAIVGVWIEKGMGLVIPGFVPTPLGEVFEYTPSWAEVFVSLGIWALGMLVFTLLAKVAIPIELGVLSSRRGTGVAQ; this is encoded by the coding sequence ATGCGCGCCGTCACCGCGTTCTTCGCCGATGGGGTGAGAGAAGTGTTCCGGGGCGGCCGCGTCTACTGGACCTGGGTCGGTGCTCTGGGCGTCGTGATTCTCACCGGCCTCCTGTTCTACGCGCGTCAGCTGGACCAGGGGCTGATCACGTCGGGCATGAGCGATCAGGTGTCGTGGGGCGTGTACATCGCCAATTTCACGTACCTGGTGGGCATCGCCGCCGCCGCGGTGATGCTGGTGATCCCCGCCTACGTGTTCCACCGCGAGGACGTCAAGCACGTGGTGCTGATCGGCGAGGGCATCGCCGTCGCCGCGGTGATCATGTCGATCCTCTTCGTCGTAGTGGACCTGGGACGGCCCGAGCGGATGTGGCACATGATCCCCCTGCTCGGACGGCTGCATTTCCCGGAGTCCCTGCTGGCGTGGGACGTCGTCGTTCTCGGCGGCTATCTCCTGCTCAGCGTCACGATTCCGTTCTACATGCTCTTCAACCGCTATCAGGGGCGCGAGCCGCGCCTCAACGTGTACTTTCCGGCGATCCTGGTCTCCATCGCCTGGGCGATCTCGATCCATACGGTGACGGCGTTTCTCTTCTCCTCGAACGTGGCCCGCCCGTACTGGCACACTGCGGTGCTCGGACCCCGGTTCCTGGCCTCGGCGTTCACGTCGGGGCCAGCCTTGATCGTGCTGGCCTTGCAGGTCATCGTCCGTCAGACGCCGTTCAAGATCCAGGCGTCCGTGATCCAGCTGATGACGCTCATGGCCACGGTGGCGCTCCAGATCAACCTGTTTCTCCTGGGCGCCGAGCTCTTTACCGATTTCTACTTCCGCACCGAGGAGGTCACCGCGGCCACGTACCTGTACCTGGGACTGGACGGCGCCAACCGGCTCGTGCCATGGATCTGGAGCGCCATCGTCTTGCAGGTCGTGGCCGCGACGATTCTCACCCTGCATCCGCTGCGGAGACGCCGGGCCGCCGCGAGCATCGCCTGCGTCCTCGCCATCGTCGGCGTCTGGATCGAGAAGGGAATGGGACTCGTCATCCCGGGCTTCGTGCCGACGCCGCTCGGTGAGGTGTTCGAGTACACGCCGTCCTGGGCAGAGGTGTTCGTCTCGCTTGGGATCTGGGCCCTCGGGATGCTGGTCTTCACGCTGCTCGCGAAGGTGGCGATCCCAATCGAGCTCGGCGTCCTCTCTAGCCGCCGCGGAACAGGTGTGGCGCAGTGA
- a CDS encoding YncE family protein: MSLRHLGFIDLPAHVKEGGFDHAAVHEPTGRIYVAHTANDAIDVIDVEAWKCIGSIPGLIAVAGALVSASSDLVITSNRGEDTVGFFRPDDPASVEKIAVGVRPNGLAYDPERGQLLVAHVGDPAIPGSRTVSIIDVRARKPTADIPVTGRTRWTIYDPIAETFHVNILDPPQIVVVGMSHAGVGHPAGIRRVVPIPHAGPHGLDIDVARRRLFCACDAGVLLEVHADCGDVLAAETIAGVPDVVFYNVALGRVYVAIGDPGVIEVFDTLPLRRHQTIATEAGAHTLSFDAARNIVCAFLPASHRAAVYRDEP; this comes from the coding sequence ATGTCGCTGCGCCATCTCGGCTTCATCGACTTGCCCGCTCACGTGAAGGAGGGTGGTTTCGATCACGCGGCGGTCCACGAGCCGACAGGCCGCATCTACGTCGCTCACACCGCGAACGACGCGATCGACGTGATCGACGTGGAAGCGTGGAAGTGCATCGGGTCCATCCCCGGGCTGATCGCGGTGGCCGGCGCGCTGGTGTCCGCGTCGTCCGATCTCGTGATCACGTCGAATCGCGGCGAGGACACGGTCGGCTTCTTCCGGCCCGATGACCCCGCGTCCGTCGAGAAGATCGCCGTCGGCGTCCGGCCGAATGGTCTTGCGTATGATCCCGAACGCGGGCAGCTCCTGGTCGCCCACGTTGGAGATCCCGCCATTCCGGGATCCCGCACGGTGTCCATCATCGATGTTCGGGCGCGGAAGCCGACGGCCGACATCCCCGTTACAGGCCGTACCCGCTGGACCATCTACGACCCGATTGCCGAGACATTTCACGTCAACATCCTGGATCCGCCACAGATCGTCGTGGTTGGCATGAGCCACGCCGGCGTGGGCCACCCCGCCGGGATACGGCGTGTCGTGCCGATACCCCATGCCGGCCCGCACGGCCTGGACATTGACGTCGCGCGACGTCGGCTGTTCTGTGCCTGCGATGCGGGCGTGCTGCTCGAGGTGCATGCGGACTGCGGCGACGTCCTCGCGGCGGAAACCATCGCCGGCGTCCCCGACGTCGTGTTCTACAACGTCGCGCTGGGCCGAGTCTACGTGGCGATCGGTGATCCCGGCGTCATCGAGGTCTTCGACACGCTGCCGCTGAGGCGACACCAGACGATCGCGACGGAGGCGGGCGCGCATACGCTGTCGTTCGACGCCGCGCGCAACATCGTGTGCGCGTTTCTCCCGGCGAGCCATCGCGCGGCCGTGTACCGTGACGAGCCGTAA
- a CDS encoding PQQ-binding-like beta-propeller repeat protein, translating to MGRSTAEIVREYGPFSGVDQVHGVTYDGQNVWVAAGDKLTAFDPASGKTLRSIDVAAGAGTAFDGQHLFQLAGDRIQKIDPKTGRVLATIPAPGGGGDSGLTWAEGTLWVGQYRDRKIYQIDPQTGAILRTIESNRFVTGVTWIDGELWHGTWDGDESDVRRVDPRTGEVLETLEMPPGVGVSGLESDGGDLFFCGGGGSGKVRTVRRPKRRSATGSGSGRRLARRADVQPFQDPSKGPA from the coding sequence ATGGGCCGATCAACCGCCGAGATCGTCCGTGAGTATGGACCCTTTTCGGGTGTCGACCAGGTGCATGGAGTCACGTATGACGGTCAGAACGTCTGGGTTGCGGCTGGAGACAAGCTGACCGCCTTCGATCCCGCGAGTGGGAAGACGCTGCGCTCGATCGATGTCGCCGCGGGTGCAGGAACGGCCTTCGACGGCCAGCACCTGTTTCAGCTCGCCGGGGATCGCATCCAGAAGATCGACCCGAAGACCGGGCGTGTGCTCGCCACGATCCCGGCGCCCGGCGGCGGCGGTGACTCGGGGCTCACGTGGGCCGAAGGGACGCTCTGGGTGGGGCAGTATCGGGACCGGAAGATCTACCAAATCGATCCCCAGACAGGGGCGATTCTTCGGACGATAGAGTCCAACCGCTTCGTCACCGGGGTCACCTGGATCGACGGAGAGCTGTGGCACGGCACCTGGGACGGCGACGAAAGCGATGTGCGGCGAGTCGATCCTCGAACGGGAGAAGTTCTAGAGACGCTCGAGATGCCGCCCGGAGTGGGCGTTTCGGGGCTCGAGTCCGATGGCGGCGATCTGTTCTTCTGCGGAGGAGGCGGGAGCGGCAAGGTGAGGACCGTCCGCCGGCCCAAACGACGCTCCGCGACCGGCAGCGGCTCCGGCCGGCGACTAGCGAGACGTGCTGACGTTCAACCGTTCCAAGACCCTTCCAAGGGTCCAGCATGA
- a CDS encoding ornithine cyclodeaminase family protein, which produces RLHAEGRTLAPGVLGVPAGRGGFHIKAAGLVGERSYFAAKTNANFPDNSRFGLPTIRGTVVLAEAETGEPLAMMDSASVTALRTGAATAVAAKFLARDHARTATIVGCGAQGEIQLAAIAAVLPLQHVWVFDTVGVRAESLATRARAALQIHVEAATKLHAASRECDVCVTCTPSRHWLVSRDDVAPGTFIAAVGADSYGKQELEPSLLASSTLVVDVLEQCAEIGELQHALAAGLMTRDQVHAELAEVVVGRRPDRTRDDEITVFDSTGTALQDVAAAIVVYDKARAMERGTEVNLDD; this is translated from the coding sequence CCGCCTGCATGCCGAGGGCCGCACGCTGGCGCCAGGCGTGCTCGGTGTGCCCGCCGGTCGCGGCGGCTTCCACATCAAGGCGGCCGGGCTCGTCGGCGAGCGCAGCTACTTCGCCGCGAAGACGAATGCGAACTTCCCCGACAATTCCCGTTTCGGCTTACCGACGATCCGCGGCACCGTCGTGCTCGCGGAGGCGGAGACGGGAGAGCCGCTCGCGATGATGGATTCTGCGAGCGTGACGGCGTTGAGGACGGGGGCGGCGACGGCCGTGGCCGCGAAGTTCCTGGCGCGCGATCACGCCCGCACCGCGACCATCGTCGGATGTGGCGCTCAGGGGGAGATCCAGCTGGCCGCAATCGCCGCGGTGCTGCCGCTGCAGCACGTGTGGGTGTTCGACACCGTCGGCGTGCGCGCGGAGAGTCTCGCCACCCGGGCCCGAGCGGCTCTCCAGATCCACGTCGAGGCGGCCACAAAGCTTCATGCCGCCAGTCGCGAGTGTGACGTCTGCGTCACCTGTACACCATCGCGGCATTGGCTCGTGTCCCGCGACGACGTCGCGCCCGGCACGTTCATCGCGGCGGTCGGCGCCGACAGCTATGGCAAGCAGGAGCTGGAGCCGTCGCTCCTGGCCTCGTCGACGCTTGTCGTCGACGTCCTCGAGCAATGCGCGGAGATCGGTGAGCTGCAACACGCTCTTGCTGCGGGTCTGATGACCCGGGACCAGGTCCATGCCGAGCTCGCCGAGGTTGTCGTGGGCCGCCGGCCAGACAGGACGCGTGACGATGAGATCACCGTGTTCGACAGCACCGGCACCGCGCTGCAGGACGTGGCGGCCGCGATTGTGGTCTACGACAAGGCGAGGGCGATGGAGCGCGGGACCGAGGTGAACCTCGATGACTGA
- a CDS encoding ethylbenzene dehydrogenase-related protein — MRTRAMTSAGTTALLFLMLTATPALAQKSLVSVKTDKAPTIDGVADAAWDKVPAYKFTVDQTSYKPENYKGITKSNVTMKSMYDAENIYFLVQWADPTESLERGPWVKQPDGKWKKLAAQDRTGHENTYYEDKLAVFWNISAKGFDKKGCDVACHKARGGKIAGIEDKSPGRKYTDAGGETIDMWHWKAVRTNPVGQVDDQYVDNTKDPAKNANWGRRTDAKTGGGYVDNVKKDKSGPTWMSKTPAANKYWILDEQKTDFVDTFKPGDVVAGIVIAPFDGSRGDIAAKGVWKNGAWTLEMKRKLVTSGDKAKEQDVQFSDLKKPYHFGLSVFDNTAINHLYHEGVHRLTFK, encoded by the coding sequence ATGCGAACGCGCGCAATGACGTCAGCCGGGACAACGGCCCTGTTGTTCCTCATGCTGACCGCGACTCCGGCCCTGGCCCAGAAGTCGCTGGTCAGCGTCAAGACCGACAAGGCGCCGACCATCGACGGAGTGGCCGACGCGGCCTGGGACAAGGTTCCCGCGTACAAGTTCACCGTGGACCAGACGTCCTACAAGCCAGAGAACTACAAGGGCATTACCAAGAGCAACGTGACGATGAAATCGATGTACGACGCCGAGAACATCTACTTCCTTGTGCAATGGGCCGACCCGACTGAGAGTCTCGAGCGCGGACCCTGGGTGAAGCAGCCCGACGGTAAGTGGAAGAAGCTCGCCGCCCAGGACCGCACGGGGCACGAGAACACCTACTACGAAGACAAGCTTGCCGTGTTCTGGAACATCAGCGCCAAGGGATTCGACAAGAAGGGGTGCGACGTCGCCTGCCACAAGGCGCGCGGCGGCAAGATCGCCGGCATCGAGGACAAGTCCCCGGGCCGCAAGTACACCGACGCTGGCGGCGAGACCATCGACATGTGGCACTGGAAGGCCGTCCGGACGAACCCGGTCGGCCAGGTCGATGACCAGTACGTGGACAACACCAAGGACCCGGCGAAGAACGCCAACTGGGGCCGGAGGACCGACGCCAAGACAGGCGGGGGGTACGTCGACAACGTCAAGAAGGACAAGAGCGGCCCCACGTGGATGAGCAAGACGCCGGCCGCGAACAAGTACTGGATCCTCGACGAGCAGAAGACGGACTTCGTCGACACGTTCAAGCCCGGTGACGTGGTCGCCGGCATCGTCATCGCCCCCTTCGACGGCTCGCGCGGTGACATTGCGGCCAAGGGCGTGTGGAAAAACGGCGCCTGGACGCTGGAGATGAAGCGCAAGCTCGTCACGAGCGGAGACAAGGCCAAAGAGCAGGACGTGCAGTTCAGCGACCTCAAGAAGCCGTACCACTTCGGACTGTCGGTGTTCGACAACACGGCGATCAATCACCTCTACCACGAGGGTGTGCACCGGCTCACCTTCAAGTGA
- the chrA gene encoding chromate efflux transporter, which produces MSTTMPLTARRVGLGQFVRYFLYLGSLGFGGPVALAGFMHRDLVEKERWVAEEEYQLALALAQIMPGPLAAQLAIALGYFQHGIVGATAVGLAFTVPSFLMVVGVSLAYVRFGGLWWMQALFYGIGAAVIAIIAIAAYRLSRSTNKRDPLLWGIFGALSIVTVVAQAELAEFFVLAGLAVLFVRVRPGRREALMAGVGGLGVVAAIWLIERWFLTVGVGGEDVLLQILLFFTKAGAFVFGSGLAIVPFLQQGVVQQFGWLTDHQFLDAVAVAMITPGPVVITVVFIGFLVAGLLGAIAAAVGIFLPVYVFTVVPAPWFSRNRDNVQLRAFVQGATAAATGALSGAVVVLATRAIYDIPTAGIALATLAILWRYRIPEPIVVLAAAAAGLVIWLGRGA; this is translated from the coding sequence ATGTCAACGACAATGCCGCTCACGGCTCGACGCGTCGGCCTCGGGCAGTTCGTGCGCTATTTCCTGTATCTCGGCAGTCTCGGATTCGGTGGACCGGTGGCCCTCGCCGGTTTCATGCACCGGGACCTGGTCGAGAAGGAGCGGTGGGTGGCCGAGGAGGAGTACCAGCTCGCGCTGGCACTCGCCCAGATCATGCCCGGTCCCCTGGCCGCGCAGCTGGCGATCGCGCTGGGCTACTTCCAACACGGCATCGTCGGGGCCACAGCGGTCGGGCTCGCGTTCACCGTGCCCTCGTTCCTGATGGTCGTCGGCGTGTCCCTGGCCTACGTACGGTTCGGCGGGCTTTGGTGGATGCAGGCGCTCTTCTACGGGATCGGCGCCGCCGTGATCGCCATCATCGCGATCGCGGCCTACCGGCTCTCGCGCTCGACGAACAAGCGCGACCCCTTGCTGTGGGGGATCTTCGGCGCCTTGAGCATCGTCACGGTGGTGGCCCAGGCGGAACTGGCCGAGTTTTTCGTGCTAGCGGGACTGGCCGTCTTGTTCGTGCGCGTACGTCCGGGACGCCGCGAGGCGCTCATGGCCGGCGTCGGCGGCCTGGGCGTGGTGGCGGCGATCTGGCTCATCGAGCGATGGTTCCTCACCGTCGGGGTTGGCGGCGAGGACGTCTTGCTGCAGATCTTGCTGTTCTTCACAAAGGCGGGTGCATTCGTCTTCGGCAGCGGCCTCGCGATCGTTCCATTCCTCCAGCAGGGCGTGGTGCAACAGTTCGGGTGGCTGACCGACCATCAGTTCCTGGACGCGGTCGCGGTGGCGATGATCACGCCGGGCCCCGTCGTCATCACCGTGGTCTTCATCGGCTTTCTGGTGGCCGGACTCCTGGGCGCGATCGCGGCGGCCGTCGGCATCTTTCTCCCCGTGTATGTCTTCACGGTGGTGCCCGCGCCGTGGTTCAGCCGGAACCGCGACAACGTCCAGCTGAGGGCCTTCGTGCAGGGTGCGACCGCCGCCGCAACGGGCGCTCTGAGCGGCGCGGTCGTCGTGCTGGCGACGCGCGCGATTTACGACATCCCGACGGCAGGCATTGCGCTGGCCACCCTGGCCATCCTGTGGCGGTACAGGATCCCTGAGCCCATCGTCGTGCTGGCGGCAGCGGCGGCCGGCCTCGTGATCTGGCTCGGCCGGGGCGCGTGA